One Ricinus communis isolate WT05 ecotype wild-type chromosome 1, ASM1957865v1, whole genome shotgun sequence DNA window includes the following coding sequences:
- the LOC125369906 gene encoding uncharacterized protein LOC125369906: MIASDYEDIETEGESEGEEMPQKQESSDDSIEGPMKGELLVVFICEDGRKVTLTPLSPKKVYDDQCKIEKERVEAENAKDILIPPKSGKDSGIEPSEKPKVKKGSFLARENDIRHALHTNRVVFFITCKDVYLNTINALDLALPRELDDVFPEEMPSGLPPERGLEHQIDFVPRAAIPNRPAYRSNPEETKELQRKVDKLMSKGSLNEHVMHITAVLDVLRKKKLYANLRSVVFV, from the exons ATGATTGCTTCAGATTATGAAGATATTGAGACTGAAGGTGAAAGTGAAGGGGAAGAGATGCCACAAAAGCAAGAGAGTAGTGATGATAGCATTGAAGGGCCCATGAAAGGAGAGCTTTTAGTG GTATTCATTTGTGAAGATGGGAGGAAAGTGACCCTAACACCTCTCTCTCCCAAGAAAGTGTATGATGATCAATGTAAGATTGAAAAAGAGAGAGTAGAGGCTGAAAATGCAAAGGACATACTTATACCACCTAAAAGTGGTAAGGATAGTGGCATTGAGCCTAGTGAGAAACCCAAGGTGAAAAAGGGTAGTTTCTTGGCTAGGGAAAATGATATTAGGCATGCATTGCATACTAATAGAGTAGTGTTTTTTATTACTTGTAAAGATGTTTATTTGAACACTATTAATGCACTTGATCTTGCCTTGCCAAGa GAGCTTGATGATGTGTTTCCTGAAGAGATGCCGAGTGGTTTACCACCTGAAAGAGGTTTAGAACATCAAATAGACTTCGTGCCAAGGGCTGCcataccaaatagaccagcctatagaagCAATCCAGAGGAGACAAAGGAGCTCCAAAGAAAAGTCGATAAGCTAATGTCAAAAGG GTCATTAAATGAACATGTCATGCATATTACAGCAGTTTTAGATGTTCTTCGAAAAAAGAAGCTTTATGCTAATCTTAGGAGTGTAGTTTTTGTTTAG